The genomic DNA tatatgtatatgtcaattcaaatttattttcttaaaagtcccttaatgaaaaactaacacttcatattaactttgaacttttgagttcttatataaatattctgatttagtcactggctgtaccataaattcatttacagatattatatttccaccaagagctagttttattatgagccttcctgcatcatcatcgaatccttctatttgaccataattattaatttgttttccagctataattttcacaaatgttcctttctcgattttaacctcttcctcttcttttttggaatctgtatttttcttctgcaacgccactttgtctgctccaagacccataccttttggtcgtaattctggtatgacagctgctactaatctgtaatagttagaataaacgattgtgaaataaaaaatgatgttctctgtttactttccaataagtgatgtattaaacacatataattaatttaatccagagtaaaattcatacttttcatttcaaccaattccctttcctggttgccatcccattccccgtaacatagctacaccaaaagcatcaataggaattttttcataatcttctaacgtagactgaaaaatacaaaacgatatttataatatgcaaatgtaatacatctgtgcattgcacatcaatatgctgataacgtacctgttctttgcctcttaatgattcatcttctactaaaggtaaagttaaatcatttgttttaatttcatatttattctttgacttaagttcctcaatgatttctttcgtcgcttgctcttctaaagtaacaactttattttcactatcttcaactggctctttctttattgatattattggcgatgtttttccattagatagctttgattttgcctcgttaacactagcgtctcctaccttttccttatctgccttcggaaggaaaatgtctgcatctattttattaacaattctatcatgccaggtttttgaacctagtaacggaataattagaggttcatcttttttttcttcctcactgaaataaaaaaattgttttcaaatatatatatattccgctattggtgatttttataggttaggttgaggttacatgtttcttgattataaattttactttttgaactcaccctattactttaatacctttttcatcaaggcattcaatgtaatcgactttctttttttcttgtggaatagcattttttaacacaggtttcttaatagatttcaaaaaaccgaaggaaattttctttccttcttttgccatttatttgttatttcaacactgacttatagatcaatacacatgtatatactagacataaagatcgatgtcacttgaaactatgtacatgaatctaatatcttattatactttattaatctattcacaattacttgcacattactaaaatttcattccgacaatatatcaagcgcctgaataagtgacattaaagtaaacatatatcagagaggaaatacgaagaactgacgcctatggttttctatgttacagagctagtgctgcaccatacggccaaatgccgaaggtggcttatgttagtatatacctgcctatacgtttcaatcagaaaatcgatattatgtgttcatgtgaaaattcacatttccctaggagctgtattttgatagatttaagcttctaatggagcattttaaacgtatagagtatactatgaagtagatagtagtgcggatcattttatattcatagaaaatttgaatgtatagaaatgtacaaaatgttcgtgatatgcaaaaatatgcaaaatattcaaagtaaaccaatcatcaaaaattttagaaggtgaaacaaatttctttaataacacctagattaatttttatttgttaaccatctacattctactacgcttttcattctaccctagtttatgcaccatagcgcatgacagcgctattatgtcctttacaatttattcaagatcattctattttcagatcagactctctatttttctttttgcatcctgcaaattaTCGTGTAGtgatgtaaaacgaaagctattgctcgttaaaatttgacgtaaaattttgttttcatgaaaatatacatatgttgaattaaataaactatgaatgaaataaataaatatttatatataacttagatttcacagATTATTTCGATATCGAAGTACTTCTTAcgtattaacgaagaagataaaacatactaatacaagcataattcaactgagcgattatgataatgttaatgcgcatctccgaacgtgcagaggataaatgagcagataagttgctcccatcactttctcctttgtttcatgcaactgtaactcttagaatgtaatgtataaatgtatataactatccttaaccgcattgacgaaatgatgatagacacaattacttgtttgtcagttgaagatctgttctttcctcttactacatatttatgtactcttaacttgtctttttagcgatactatcgctcgtttgttctacagttttcagatttctatcttttagcgttctacacacgatcggagcgtaaatgtgcccgtagtctgcctgttcctataagctacgttaaacgatcatctttgattgtgttggTTCGTAGATCGtagaggaagccatttacctatctttcggaacaagaactacagGTAAAAACAGCGATCAATTGAGAACGGTAGTTAAGTCCGCGAGTAGAGGGGAGAGCGTGCTTTAGCGGCGACACCAGCGCACGGTTTGCAGATACGAAGCGGGGGTAAACCGGGAAGCCGTAGTTCACGAaccgtagtaagcgtggtaactctGAGCAGTCGACGACAGTTGAAAGCCGGCCGCgctctggaattcaggtaaatttacctctttttcgtcttaaattttcattgacatttctctgcttatagattattatacggttataaatgacatatttttggagatatcgaggaatggtacttttaagcaattttgattttcatcactcataaattgaaccgaggaaattccatcaatttatttaccggctgttaaaaagttttaatgaaatgggacaaatggtaattagttgcgaaaataaggacagttgtGCCCTGAGTTACAGTGTgtgcctttaatttcaattaaatcaaaattttgacggtggatacgtatcgttatcgtatacgtatcgtaaaatacatagaagaatggcaattatattctcctttttatcatttatattctattattagaacacgtatcatttttcaaaattttccttgcaatctacaattgtttatgtcatcttcctattgatcatcgactttgtcatttgcatgtctcattttcctcgtgattcggcatttcaatatcagggaacga from Bombus affinis isolate iyBomAffi1 unplaced genomic scaffold, iyBomAffi1.2 ctg00000907.1, whole genome shotgun sequence includes the following:
- the LOC126928401 gene encoding G-patch domain and KOW motifs-containing protein-like codes for the protein MAKEGKKISFGFLKSIKKPVLKNAIPQEKKKVDYIECLDEKGIKVIGEEEKKDEPLIIPLLGSKTWHDRIVNKIDADIFLPKADKEKVGDASVNEAKSKLSNGKTSPIISIKKEPVEDSENKVVTLEEQATKEIIEELKSKNKYEIKTNDLTLPLVEDESLRGKEQSTLEDYEKIPIDAFGVAMLRGMGWQPGKGIG